CATGTTTTGCTTTCAGAAGACGAGGAGGGTGAAGCAAGAAAAATTGGATCAATGTCAAATAGTGTTTCTTGAGGATGAAGCTGTTTACATAACGTCAAATATACCTTATACAGTCCTTCCAATCTGCTGCCATTATAAGGGAGGTGATTATGTTTGCAAAAATATCGAAGTTGTGCCGGACTACATAACCCAACGTGCTGTCCCAAAACCAAGAAAAGCCAATCTATTGCCCTCTTCTTCTCCGATATTATCACCGTGCAGTAACCGCGGCAATGCTTACGGTTACACACCGGAGGCTTTGGAATTGTCCATGGCTGCGGGGCCCATCCGTTCCATCCTTCTTTCCCGTTTCGAATGAACTCCGTTATTTCGCGAAACTTTTCTTTAACATTATAGGACACCGTGAAGTGGCCGTGATCCGAGCATTTAGCTTTGCCAGAGACGACTCTAATCCCTTTCAATTGTGTCAAAGAATGGACCCTTGCTCTCTGGTCTGTC
This Spinacia oleracea cultivar Varoflay chromosome 6, BTI_SOV_V1, whole genome shotgun sequence DNA region includes the following protein-coding sequences:
- the LOC130463976 gene encoding uncharacterized protein; translated protein: MEKAVMGDNFSRPTVLKTMVIEPPYPWATDQRARVHSLTQLKGIRVVSGKAKCSDHGHFTVSYNVKEKFREITEFIRNGKEGWNGWAPQPWTIPKPPVCNRKHCRGYCTVIISEKKRAIDWLFLVLGQHVGLCSPAQLRYFCKHNHLPYNGSRLEGLYKVYLTLCKQLHPQETLFDIDPIFLASPSSSSESKT